The genomic stretch ACTTTTCCAAAGTAAATTTAATTCATCAACCTTATCCAGTTCTTTTACATGAGTAAGTAAATAACCTTTTAACATTTCTGTAGGACTAAGATTTAATCCTCTATCGTTCATTGTTTCAAAAATAGTATATGCATTTTCATCTGTAAATGCCAAAATTTCAACAAAAACAATTTTTTCTTTAACCCATTCAATAAAGAGAGGTAATTTTTCTTTTTTTAAATCATCTGAAAAAATATTCATAATATCTGAATATCTTTCCACCATATTTATTATTGATTCATCAGTTTCATTCGTAGTATCATATATGCCTCCTTTAAATAAAGTGTCTAAAACTTTAGTTCTATCTGGAACTTCAATATTGTAACTTTTTCTTCCACCTTTTTTAGAATAAATTAAACCCTCAATCTCTTCTGGGTCATCAGATTCTTTTTGTAAATTATTTAAATATATCAGCAATAAAGTAATAGATGTCAATCTTTGTTGACCGTCAACAATTGAACGTATATTACCTTTTTCACAAATAACTATTGGTCCTAGGTAATACGAATTGTATTTACCAACTACATCACTTATTTGATCTGTTGTGTTATAATTTGTATTAAAGGAAGATTCTAAATCAATTAATAATTGCTCAATATGTTTAAATCCCCATTTGTATTCTCGTTGAAAATAATCTACGATATACTTGTTTCTAAGTAATTCAAAAAGTTTTCTCGAATTTGCTTGAATGTTATTGCTTAAGCTCATAAGTTTAATTTAAGGATTTTATTAATAACCTAAGCATGTAAAATGCTGGTTTATATATTTTCAAATTATCTTTATTAGGATTTATTTCACCGTGAAATAAAATGCATCTCAAATTATATAAGATTTCAATTATAGCTTGTGATAAATGGTCTGTATTTTCGGTAAGTAAAATTTCTTTAATTTTTTTAAATGATTTATTTCTTTTTTGAACAATTAATGATTCTTTTAATCGAGGACTTAATGTTTTAAAACCGTCTAATATAATTTTTTGATTTGTTTCTGATAAATTTTGATAATCATTATCTGCTACGAAATGTATCAAATTGTATTTGGTGTATTGATAGGCAAGAATACTAATGTTGTTGTTGTTTATTACATCAATTTTTATTCTGTAATTCTGTGGAGGTATTGGAGTTATAAATTCAACTTTAAATTGATGGTTTCTGTGTGTTTTGGTAAATATCGTGTTAGGGTTTTCTCTAAAATTTAAACTTTTAAAACTTACACTTTTTTCAACAGAAGGTACTTTGCATAATTCTAATTGATTATGAAGCTGTACTAGATTGTTTCGAAAATATACAGATTCATCGTCTTCTCCTTCTAATAGTGAGATTATACGAGTTCTAAATAAGTTGTTATTATTTTTTAATACAGTTAGTATTTTTCTGTCATTATTATTTAAATCAGGATAACTACTACAATACCAAGCATTAAATGGAAGCCAAGATTTAATGAAAAGTAATGAATATTCAAAATCATCATTAGCTATTTGAAGCCATCTACCTTTATTATCAATAAAATTATTTACCATTCTTTATTTTTTGTTTATTGAGTATAATTTTTATTTGGATTTAGGTTTCTAAATCAGCCACAAGGACTATTTTGTTCTTCAAAATTAAAAATTCACCCATAGTTTAAGGATGGGGGAATACTTTACAAGTAATATATTTCGGTTATTTTTTATAAACGAAAGGATGCTGAGAATTTTTATTCAAAACTCCTGTTATTTTATATAAATATAAGATAAAGATTACTTCTATGCAATATAGTTTTAGTTTCTTACAATCCAACAAAATGATTCGTGAATACATAGTGAAAAATAAGTAAAACGATAAGCAGATTACTTCAGTCATACTTCCTTCGTAATGACATTTCATTGCGTAGGAATAAGAAAATTAAGCAGTGTAATGATTATGAGATACTGAATCATACTTCGACTTCGCTCAGCATAAAAGTTTAGCATGACGCGCATTGAGCGGAGTCGAAATGCAACAAAAAAAGCCACCTTTTTCAAGATGGCTTTTTAACAAACAACTAAATTCTAAAAATCAATCTTAGAATTAATTTTTATAACTTTTAGAAACAATATTCGTTTTCTGCGGTCATTTTTTCTGCAATTTGGTTACGTAATGCAACAACATTTGGCATATTTGCATATTTCGTGAAACGCTTAAGTCCCATTAACATCATGCGTTGTTCATCACCTTCTGCAAACGAAACGATTCCTTCTTTTGCTTTGGTTGAGATTTTTTCTACCGCGTTGAATAAGTTTAAACGTGTCATTGCAATTTGGATTTCCTGAGAATCTTCTCCAAAACGTTTTGCATTTTTCTCTGTACGTAACATGGAAGATTCAACCATGTAGATTTCAATTAAAATATCTGCTGCAGCCATTAATAATTGTTGGTGCTCTTCTAATTTTGGTCCAAATTTCTGAACCGCCGAGCCAGCAACCATTAAGAATACTTTTTTCAGTTTTCCTAAAATTTCTTTTTCTTCAGCGAATAATTCAGAGTAATCTGGAATGTCAAAAGATGGAATTCCCATTAGTTCGTCCGCAACTTTCATCGCAGGACCTAATAAGTCAACGTGACCTTTCATTCCTTTTTTAACCAACATTCCAACAGCTAACATTCTGTTTATTTCGTTCGTTCCTTCATAAATACGTGAAATACGTGCGTCTCTCCATGCAGATTCCATTGGCGTATCTGCTGAAAAGCCCATTCCGCCAAAAATTTGAATTCCTTCATCTGTACAGTTTTGGATGTCTTCAGAAACTTTTACTTTTAAGATAGAACACTCAATTGCGTATTCTTCCACACTTTTTAATTCTGCATCTTGGTGTGTATTTCCTTCTGCTTCACGAATCGCAATTCGATCTTCAATATTTTTTGCAGCTCTGTACGATCCAGATTCTCCAACGTAACATGCAGTTGCCATTTCTGCTAATTTCGCTTTGATAGCACCAAATTTAGCAATCGGAGTTTTAAACTGAATACGCTCATTTGCATATTTTGTTGCTTCTGTAATTACACGACGTTGTGCATCTAAACAAGCCGCAGCCAATTTGATTCGACCAATATTCAACGCATTCATTGCAATTTTGAAACCGTTTCCTCTTTCAGAAAGCATATTTTCTACAGGAACTTTCGTCTCATTATAGAATACTTGACGCGTAGATGAAGAGTGAATTCCTAGTTTGTTTTCTTCTTCACCAAGCGTAATTCCGTTT from Kordia antarctica encodes the following:
- a CDS encoding acyl-CoA dehydrogenase family protein; translated protein: MSTELKTELLRGGQFLVKETKCEDVFTPEDFTEEQIMMKESVKEFIDREVWPHKERFEKKDYALTEEIMRKAAELGFLGVSVPEAYDGMGMGFVSTMLVCDYISGATGSIATAFGAHTGIGTMPITLYGTEEQKKKYVPKLATGEWFGSYCLTEPGAGSDANSGKTKAVLSEDGKHYLISGQKMWISNAGFCSLMIVFARIEDDKNITGFIVEFDRENPNGITLGEEENKLGIHSSSTRQVFYNETKVPVENMLSERGNGFKIAMNALNIGRIKLAAACLDAQRRVITEATKYANERIQFKTPIAKFGAIKAKLAEMATACYVGESGSYRAAKNIEDRIAIREAEGNTHQDAELKSVEEYAIECSILKVKVSEDIQNCTDEGIQIFGGMGFSADTPMESAWRDARISRIYEGTNEINRMLAVGMLVKKGMKGHVDLLGPAMKVADELMGIPSFDIPDYSELFAEEKEILGKLKKVFLMVAGSAVQKFGPKLEEHQQLLMAAADILIEIYMVESSMLRTEKNAKRFGEDSQEIQIAMTRLNLFNAVEKISTKAKEGIVSFAEGDEQRMMLMGLKRFTKYANMPNVVALRNQIAEKMTAENEYCF